The genomic interval AAATTATTCTGTGATTGTCCTACAAATTATCAGGATGCTCCAGCAAATACAAATATCTGTCCAGTTTGTCTTAACCAACCCGGAGCAAAACCACATCCCACCAATAAAAAAGCATTAGAAAATGCTTTAATGATTGCTTTGATGCTTAACTGTGAAATTGATCAAGATGTAATCTATTTTATGAGAAAACATTACGATTACCCAGATTTATCTTCTGGATATCAGAGAACTTCTGTCCCAATTGGAATTAAAGGTGAATTAAACGGAATTAGAATTAGGGAAATTCACGCAGAAGAAGACCCGGGTCAATACAAACCGGATAGAGGTATTGTTAACTTCAACCGTTCAGGAATTCCACTGGTTGAAATTGTTACAGAACCGGATATAAAATCTCCTGAAGAAGCAAGAAACTTCTTAAAAGAATTAATTCGTGTTTTACAATACAGTGGAGGGGCTCGTGGAGAAGGAACCATGAGAGCAGATGTAAATATTTCTATCAATGGTGGAAACAGAGTAGAAATGAAAAACGTTAACTCCATTAAAGGAGCTTACAAAGCATTGAAATTTGAACTTGTAAGACAAAAAAACCTTATGAAAAGAGGAGTGGAAGTTAAACAGGAAACTCGTGCTTATTTAGAATCCCAAATGATTACTGTGGGAATGAGGATGAAAGAAGATGCAGATGATTACAGATTCATCACAGACCCTGATTTACCACCAATGCAAATTTCTGATGAAACAATTCAAAGAATTTTAGATACAATGCCTGAAGCACCCCACAACAAAGTAAAGCGATTTGTTGAAGATTATGGTATTGATGCGGAATCTGCAAAAGTTTTAACTTCAGAACTTGATTTGGCTATTGCATACGAAGAAGTTGTAAAAGAAATTGAACCAATATTTGCATCCAAATGGATGAGAGATGAACTTAAAAGAGTTTTATCTTATAATAAATTAGATTTTGCAGATAGTGGAATTAGTGTTGCAAATTTAATTGAATTCTTAAATATGATTCAAACAAAAGAAATTACACAAAAAGCAGCTAAAAAAATCATTGAACAAATGCCAAATAATGAAAAAACACCTAAGGCAATTGCTGAAGAATTAGGATTACTAGGTGTTGTAAAAGATGACGAAGTGCTTGCAGCTGTAAAACAGGCAATCGAAGAAAATCCAAAAGCTGTTGAAGATTACCTGGCTGGTCAAAAAGCTTCAATTAATTTTTTAATGGGACAAGTAATGAAATTAACACGTGGAAAAGCTGATCCTGGAGAAACTGTTAAATTATTAAGAGAGAATATAGAATAGGGAGGAAATAATATGGTGGAAAAAAAATCTTTTGTTAAAGATTATATGACAAAAAATGTTATCTGCGTTTCCCCAAATACTCCTACTGAAGAAATTATTGAATTAATGAGAACAAGTCGGCACAACAGTTATCCTGTTGTTGTAAATGATAGACTTGTTGGAATGGTAACTGCATTTGATGTTGTATCTAAAAAATGGTCAGACACGGTTGAAGGGTTGATGAGCACTAAATTAGTTGTTGCTAACCCTGAATTATCCATAAATGATGCATCTAGAGTAATGTTTAGAAGAGGAATCTCCAGAATGCCTGTTGTTGATGAAAATAGAAAAATTGTTGGAATTATAACAAATACGGATATGGTTAGATCACATATCGAAAGGTCAACACCAAATAAAGTTGAATATTTCAAAAAAACTCTAGAACAATTATACGATATCAAAGCTACATTAAGACACATGCCTGTTGAAACTAATAAATTACGCCCAACACAAGATAGAGTCTATGCGGATGAGCTTGAAGGAAGAACTTATGAATTAAAAAGAGGATTAGCAGAACCTGCAATTGTTGTAAAAACTGGAAATAGATGGATTCTGGTTGATGGGCATCACAGAGCTGTAGCTTCATCACAGCAAGGTTATGAAACAGTTGATTCATATGTTATTGATTTAGGACAAGACATAAAATTAGGTATGGAGAAAACTGCAGATAAAGCGGGAATTAAAACATTTTCAGATATTGAAATTATTGATGATGATAAACATCCTCTGATAGCACTTACAGAAAGCCTTCAAGATCAAGAACGTAAAAGTGATGATTAAATGAATGATAAAATTATAAGAGAAGTATATGAAGTTTTAGAATCACGCCGTGACAATCCTATTGATTCATACACCTCAAAAATCATGCAAAATAGTGATAAAAAAGCAGAAGACAAAATACTTGAAAAAATTGCCGAAGAAGCAGGAGAAGTATTAATAGCTTCTAAGAATGATGAAAATTTAGTTTATGAATCCGTTGATTTGATTTTCCATACATTATTGCTTCTTGCATACAAAGGCATAGACCTTGATGATGTGTTTGATGAATTTGCAAGAAGAAGAAAATAAAATATATTAATTCAGATACTGGTTGAAAACATGTTTGACACATTCACAGAAAAGAAATTTTTATTAAAAGAATTGGTTAAAAAAGATTTGACTTCAAAATATAAAGATTCTGTACTAGGAATACTTTGGAGTTTTTTCAATCCCCTTTTAATAATGTTAGTATTTACAGCAATTTTTTCAATGCTATTCGGACGTCAAATTGAGAATTATCCAGTTTATTTCTTATCCGGAAGAATTATTTTTGATTTTTATAACAGTGGGACAAAAGGTGCTATGAAATCAATAAAAAGAAATGCAAACTTATTAAAAAAGATTTATGTTCCCAAATACATGTTTTCAGTAAGTACAATTTGCTATGAATTTGTTAACTTTTTAATTTCATTTGTGATATTATTCATTGTAATGATACTTACAGGAGCTACATTCCATTGGACTATAGTTTTATCAATCATTCCAATGTTTTTCTTAGTTTGCTTAATATTCGGAGTTGGGTTAATTTTAGCTGTATGTAACACTTATTTTAGTGATATCGGACACTTATACAATGTATTCACTCTCGTATTAATGTATGCATCCGCATTATTCTATCCTATGGAGATAGTTCCAGCAATAGTGCAAAGAATATTTACATTAAATCCAGTTTATTCAGCAATTTCTTGTTTCAGAGAGTGTATTAGCTATGGAATTTTTCCGAATACTTCTACTTTAGCTTATCTAGCCATATTTTCATTTACAACATTAGGAATTGGATTATATCTCTTCAAAATTTATGAAAAGAAATTAGTATTAGAAATATAGGAGATTACCATGAATTTAATTAATAAAATAAGGAATTTATTTAATGATAATACTAAACAAGAAAAAAACAAACATATTCCTCTTGATGCTAAATTTCAGAGCAGTAGATTTAAGAATATCAAAATCCATGCACCGGATTATGTAATGAGTAC from Methanobrevibacter gottschalkii DSM 11977 carries:
- the gatB gene encoding Asp-tRNA(Asn)/Glu-tRNA(Gln) amidotransferase subunit GatB, whose translation is MMCGLEIHVQLETESKLFCDCPTNYQDAPANTNICPVCLNQPGAKPHPTNKKALENALMIALMLNCEIDQDVIYFMRKHYDYPDLSSGYQRTSVPIGIKGELNGIRIREIHAEEDPGQYKPDRGIVNFNRSGIPLVEIVTEPDIKSPEEARNFLKELIRVLQYSGGARGEGTMRADVNISINGGNRVEMKNVNSIKGAYKALKFELVRQKNLMKRGVEVKQETRAYLESQMITVGMRMKEDADDYRFITDPDLPPMQISDETIQRILDTMPEAPHNKVKRFVEDYGIDAESAKVLTSELDLAIAYEEVVKEIEPIFASKWMRDELKRVLSYNKLDFADSGISVANLIEFLNMIQTKEITQKAAKKIIEQMPNNEKTPKAIAEELGLLGVVKDDEVLAAVKQAIEENPKAVEDYLAGQKASINFLMGQVMKLTRGKADPGETVKLLRENIE
- a CDS encoding CBS domain-containing ParB/RepB/Spo0J family partition protein; protein product: MVEKKSFVKDYMTKNVICVSPNTPTEEIIELMRTSRHNSYPVVVNDRLVGMVTAFDVVSKKWSDTVEGLMSTKLVVANPELSINDASRVMFRRGISRMPVVDENRKIVGIITNTDMVRSHIERSTPNKVEYFKKTLEQLYDIKATLRHMPVETNKLRPTQDRVYADELEGRTYELKRGLAEPAIVVKTGNRWILVDGHHRAVASSQQGYETVDSYVIDLGQDIKLGMEKTADKAGIKTFSDIEIIDDDKHPLIALTESLQDQERKSDD
- the hisE gene encoding phosphoribosyl-ATP diphosphatase, with translation MNDKIIREVYEVLESRRDNPIDSYTSKIMQNSDKKAEDKILEKIAEEAGEVLIASKNDENLVYESVDLIFHTLLLLAYKGIDLDDVFDEFARRRK
- a CDS encoding ABC transporter permease: MFDTFTEKKFLLKELVKKDLTSKYKDSVLGILWSFFNPLLIMLVFTAIFSMLFGRQIENYPVYFLSGRIIFDFYNSGTKGAMKSIKRNANLLKKIYVPKYMFSVSTICYEFVNFLISFVILFIVMILTGATFHWTIVLSIIPMFFLVCLIFGVGLILAVCNTYFSDIGHLYNVFTLVLMYASALFYPMEIVPAIVQRIFTLNPVYSAISCFRECISYGIFPNTSTLAYLAIFSFTTLGIGLYLFKIYEKKLVLEI